The Thioalkalivibrio sulfidiphilus HL-EbGr7 genome includes the window CGCACCCCGGTGGCCGACATCTCCGTGCTGGGCCGCAACACCCAGGGCGTGCGCCTGATCCGTCTCACCGACCAGGAGCACCTGGTGGAACTGGCCCGGGTGGCCGGACTCAACGGCGAGGGCGATGAGGAAGGCGGTGAGGACGAGGAAGGCGGTGAGGACGCCGGCACAGAAGAGGCCTGATACCCGTGGCTTGGGGTTCGCTGCGCTCACCCCAACCGACGCCCGGCGACGCCAAGACCTGACAGATTTCCAGACAACCACAGCGAACCACAACCCGAGGTCCCCATGACGCGCGTGTTCAATTTCAGTGCAGGTCCCGCCATGCTGCCCGAGCCGGTGCTCGAAAAGGCCCGGGAGGAGATGCTGGACTGGAACGGTACCGGCATGTCGGTGATGGAGATGAGCCACCGGGGCAAGGCCTTCATGTCCATCGCCGAGGCCGCCGAACGTGACCTGCGCACCCTCATGGAGATCCCGGACAACTACAAGGTCCTGTTCCTGCAGGGTGGCGCATCGGCGCAGTTCGCCATGGTGCCCATGAACCTGCTGCGCGGCAAAAAGCGCGTCGATTACGTCAATACCGGCGCCTGGTCCAAGAAGGCCATCGAGGAGGCCCGCAAGTACGCGGACGTGAACGTGGCGGCCAGCAGCGCAGCGGACGGTTTCAATTCCGTGCCCGCCTTCGAGACCTGGCAGCGCAGTGAGGACGCGGCCTATCTGCACTACACCCCCAACGAGACCATCGGTGGCGTGGAGTTTCCGTGGATCCCGGAGACCGGGGATGTGCCCCTGGTGGCGGACATGTCCTCCACCATCCTGTCCCGCCCCGTGGATGTCTCCCGCTTCGGCCTGATCTACGCCGGCGCCCAGAAGAACATCGGACCGGCGGGCCTGACCATCGTCATCGTGCGTGAGGACCTGATCGGCGAGACCCTCGCCGGCACGCCCACCATGTTCGATTACAAGGTGCACGCCGACAACGATTCCATGTACAACACCCCGCCCACCTACGGCTGGTACCTGGCCGGCCTGGTGTTCCAGTGGCTGCTGGGCCTGGGTGGCCTCAAGGCCATGGCACAGATCAACGAACGCAAGGCCCGCAAGCTCTACGACGCCATCGACGGCTCGGACTTCTACGCCAATCCCGTGGACCCGGCCTGCCGCTCCTGGATGAACGTGCCCTTCACCCTGGCCAATCCCGACCTGGACGGCGAGTTCCTCAAGGAGGCCGCCGCGCTGGGCCTGACGACCCTCAAGGGCCACCGCTCGGTGGGCGGCATGCGCGCCAGCATCTACAACGCCATGCCCGAGGCGGGCGTAAGCGCGCTGGTGGATTTCATGGCCGACTTCGAACAGCGCAAGGGCTGAAACAATTCAGCCACAGAGGACGCAGAGGTCACAGAGACAGAAACAAAACAATCTGGATTTCCTTGTTTTTTTAACTCTGTGACCTCTGTGACCTCTGTGGCAAAAATAAAAAATCATTCAGGCAACGACCCATGTACAAGATACTGACGCTCAACAACATCTCCGTGAAGGGCCTGGATTGCTTTCCCCGGGACCATTACGAGATCGCCTCCGAGATGTCTCACCCGGACGCGGTGCTGGTGCGTTCCTTCAACATGCACGACATGGACCTGCCCGCTGATCTGAAGGCCATCGGCCGGGCCGGTGCCGGGGTGAACAACATCCCCGTGGAGGCCATGAGCGAGCGGGGCGTGGCGGTGTTCAACGCGCCCGGCGCCAACGCCAACGCGGTGAAGGAACTGGTGCTGGCAGGCATGTTCATGGCCGCGCGCAATCTCTGCACCGCCTGGGACTATACCCGCAACCTGGATACCGCGGCCCCGGACCTGGAACACCGGGTGGAGGCGGGCAAGAAGAAATTCGTGGGCTTCGAACTGCCCGGCCGGACCCTGGGCGTCATCGGCCTGGGCGCCATCGGCGTGCGCATCGCCAACGCCGCCCGCGCCCTGGGCATGCATGTGATCGGCTACGATCCCAAGATCACCGTGCGCAGCGCCTGGCAGTTGTCGTCCGACGTGCAACATGCCGCCAGCGTGGATGACCTGCTGTCCCGCTCCGATTTCGTCACCTTCCACGTGCCGCTCAACGACGCCACCCGCAACATGATCAACGCCGACCGCCTGGGCCGCATGAAGTCGGGCGCGGTGCTGCTCAACTTCGCCCGCGCCGGCATCGTGGACGAGGAAGCGGTGTGCCGTGCCCTGGA containing:
- a CDS encoding phosphoglycerate dehydrogenase — encoded protein: MYKILTLNNISVKGLDCFPRDHYEIASEMSHPDAVLVRSFNMHDMDLPADLKAIGRAGAGVNNIPVEAMSERGVAVFNAPGANANAVKELVLAGMFMAARNLCTAWDYTRNLDTAAPDLEHRVEAGKKKFVGFELPGRTLGVIGLGAIGVRIANAARALGMHVIGYDPKITVRSAWQLSSDVQHAASVDDLLSRSDFVTFHVPLNDATRNMINADRLGRMKSGAVLLNFARAGIVDEEAVCRALDAGQLHAYVCDFPTPALLANPKVIALPHLGASTHEAEENCAVIVAEQLREYLENGNVRNSVNLPEVFLPRAGDSRLAVINRNLPDMVGQISHILGKASLNIVHMVNESRGAIAYTIMDVEGEITEDAAREISAIDGVLRVRVL
- the serC gene encoding 3-phosphoserine/phosphohydroxythreonine transaminase, encoding MTRVFNFSAGPAMLPEPVLEKAREEMLDWNGTGMSVMEMSHRGKAFMSIAEAAERDLRTLMEIPDNYKVLFLQGGASAQFAMVPMNLLRGKKRVDYVNTGAWSKKAIEEARKYADVNVAASSAADGFNSVPAFETWQRSEDAAYLHYTPNETIGGVEFPWIPETGDVPLVADMSSTILSRPVDVSRFGLIYAGAQKNIGPAGLTIVIVREDLIGETLAGTPTMFDYKVHADNDSMYNTPPTYGWYLAGLVFQWLLGLGGLKAMAQINERKARKLYDAIDGSDFYANPVDPACRSWMNVPFTLANPDLDGEFLKEAAALGLTTLKGHRSVGGMRASIYNAMPEAGVSALVDFMADFEQRKG